One Ignavibacteriales bacterium genomic region harbors:
- a CDS encoding SpoIIE family protein phosphatase codes for MNRFLQLLIISFILFFANIYAQSKDALFISEESLMTGTFYGSFGFYLAAPSSLPVDEIKWRYSPGDDTLWAEPNYDDSKWELVDPWMDMLKPEAEKWNGIGWFRKVIKIDSTLLNKTIGAYIHQDGASEIYLNGKKIFEFGKVSKNKADEEFFDPFNTPFVFSFDSNTVYTIAVRYSNHSHLGWEYFYNKFFSHLGFSISIFDFNNNIKSELVLKQERTSTDWGINGFTLAFSLIFFLLYFFYLKQKQNLYFALFVFGIFLMSASTDLQFIGNPALKLVAIYRIVQFIAFSLVFTFFLLFIYESVYKRIIKLFWLFLTAFIVINVFAFFGTVGIFDNIMPFAIVIAIMTIESIRVFVIGIIRKVNNIWILSVGAILFLVFVLGQILIIPQLPETVLESIASVTMVLTITILPIFMAIYLAKSYGKTQSDLEEKIVTVQELSDKQIEQERQNAELKLMAQLERAENERKTKELDQARKLQLSMLPKEIPTLPNLDIAVYMKTATEVGGDYYDFHLSDKNTLTAVVGDATGHGLNAGMLVSVSKGLFLNLSPQPDLDNIISQFNNSLISMKLQPMYMSLHFLRISNNQLQVVGAGMPPILYYQSSTKNIIEIESGGPPLGGFPNFKYELYNYELFKGDIILVLTDGIAERMNVKKQIFGWDKGKKLLFNMKDLSANEIIREIIKINDEWAENKEQEDDITMVALKVK; via the coding sequence ATGAATCGCTTCCTTCAGCTGCTAATTATTTCTTTCATTTTATTCTTTGCAAATATTTATGCTCAATCAAAAGATGCATTATTTATTTCCGAAGAATCCTTAATGACTGGAACTTTCTATGGAAGCTTTGGCTTCTATTTAGCTGCGCCTAGCTCGCTACCTGTAGATGAGATTAAATGGCGATATTCCCCGGGTGATGATACTTTGTGGGCAGAACCAAATTATGATGATAGTAAATGGGAATTAGTGGATCCCTGGATGGATATGTTAAAACCAGAAGCAGAAAAATGGAATGGGATTGGGTGGTTCAGGAAAGTAATAAAAATTGATTCAACTCTTTTAAATAAAACTATTGGTGCTTATATCCATCAAGATGGCGCTTCTGAGATTTATCTTAACGGGAAAAAGATTTTTGAATTTGGAAAAGTAAGTAAGAATAAAGCAGATGAAGAGTTTTTTGATCCATTCAATACACCCTTTGTTTTTTCTTTTGATTCAAATACGGTATATACAATAGCTGTGCGGTACTCAAACCATAGTCACTTAGGTTGGGAATATTTCTATAATAAATTTTTTAGCCATTTAGGTTTTTCTATAAGTATTTTTGACTTCAATAATAATATCAAATCAGAACTTGTTCTTAAACAAGAAAGAACTTCAACCGATTGGGGAATAAACGGATTTACTCTTGCATTCTCACTAATATTTTTTCTACTTTATTTTTTCTATTTGAAACAAAAACAAAATCTCTACTTTGCGCTTTTTGTTTTCGGAATCTTTTTAATGTCAGCTTCGACTGATTTACAATTTATAGGAAATCCAGCTCTAAAGCTTGTGGCTATTTATAGAATAGTACAATTCATTGCATTTTCGTTAGTCTTTACTTTTTTCCTCTTGTTCATTTACGAATCTGTCTATAAGCGGATTATTAAATTATTCTGGCTTTTCTTAACTGCTTTCATCGTCATTAATGTTTTTGCTTTCTTTGGCACAGTAGGAATTTTTGATAATATCATGCCTTTTGCTATTGTAATTGCGATAATGACAATTGAAAGTATCAGAGTTTTTGTAATAGGTATTATAAGAAAAGTAAATAATATATGGATTTTATCAGTTGGAGCTATTTTATTCCTGGTATTTGTATTAGGACAAATATTAATTATTCCTCAACTTCCAGAAACTGTATTGGAGTCAATTGCTTCTGTGACAATGGTATTGACGATTACTATACTTCCCATCTTTATGGCTATATATCTTGCAAAATCTTACGGTAAAACTCAAAGTGATCTGGAAGAAAAAATTGTGACCGTGCAAGAACTTTCAGATAAACAAATTGAACAGGAAAGACAAAATGCTGAACTAAAATTAATGGCTCAATTAGAAAGAGCAGAGAATGAACGAAAAACCAAAGAACTTGATCAGGCACGTAAACTACAACTTTCTATGCTCCCAAAAGAAATACCAACTTTACCAAATCTTGACATAGCAGTTTATATGAAAACAGCTACAGAAGTTGGTGGCGACTATTATGATTTTCATTTATCTGACAAAAATACTTTGACTGCAGTTGTTGGTGATGCAACTGGTCATGGATTAAATGCTGGTATGCTGGTTAGTGTCTCCAAAGGATTATTTTTAAATTTATCTCCACAACCGGATCTTGATAATATAATTTCACAATTCAATAATTCACTAATTTCAATGAAGCTACAACCAATGTATATGTCTCTTCATTTTCTTAGAATTAGTAATAATCAATTGCAGGTAGTTGGTGCAGGAATGCCCCCAATATTATATTATCAAAGCAGCACAAAAAATATTATTGAAATAGAATCCGGTGGCCCACCATTAGGCGGATTTCCAAATTTTAAGTATGAGCTATACAATTACGAACTTTTTAAAGGTGATATTATACTTGTGCTTACGGATGGTATTGCTGAAAGAATGAATGTAAAGAAACAAATATTTGGGTGGGATAAAGGGAAAAAATTGCTTTTTAATATGAAAGACCTATCTGCTAATGAAATAATCAGAGAAATAATAAAGATAAATGATGAATGGGCAGAGAACAAAGAGCAAGAGGATGATATTACTATGGTTGCATTAAAAGTGAAATA